A region of Rhizobium sp. CCGE531 DNA encodes the following proteins:
- a CDS encoding prolyl oligopeptidase family serine peptidase encodes MSVIDARPTLNAPDDDPYLWLEDIDGEKALIWVTEQSARTLSRFGGPPFEGDRDTLAGIFDCPDKIAGITRRDRYLYNFWRDAENPRGVWRRTTLAAYMAAEPEWEIVLDVDALAKAEGKDWIWDSASIEPGRCESAVLHLSLGGSDAVVHREYDLTTRSLVTDGFNLPEAKGDVAWLDHDTLLLSIALGDGMATRSGYARTVRLWTRDSDPLAAPVIFAAGPDSILVFGFLDRTAASERVWFIERGFFNTVGWIGDRSGPKTKIDLPRDASWNVFGDWLAVKLRNAWTVGGTTHAADALIGISLSSFIAGARNFATLFEPDERCALQSFFWNDGKLVVSLLDNLVPRFDMFTPGRQDWTHRTLDTMPAATTVRAWPLDAEVHESNGEVLVSAEDPVTPPQLLLFNLNGAPRLGAPVVLKRDPDKFDASGLLVTRHEAGSTDGEIIPYTQVGPENGNGNAPVHLTACGDYGKSVLPHYNSAIGKLWLEPGGTSVVANIRGGSEFGTRWHEAGKRAGRRLAHDDFAAVAADLVRRGVTRPGRIAAEGGSNGGLLIANMLTRYPERFGALFCTVPVLDLRRYTKLLAGASRIDEKGDPDKPEDWAFLSQMSAYHTAEAGQFYPPILLATRRGDDRVHPGHARKMAAKLQALGCPAYFYEAEVGGHGAGADNREQAAFLALGYGFLRDAIGFSERL; translated from the coding sequence ATGAGTGTTATCGATGCTCGGCCGACACTGAATGCCCCCGATGACGACCCTTATCTCTGGCTCGAAGACATCGATGGCGAGAAAGCTTTGATTTGGGTCACTGAGCAATCGGCGCGAACGCTTTCGCGTTTTGGCGGGCCGCCGTTCGAAGGAGACCGCGACACGCTCGCGGGCATTTTCGACTGCCCTGACAAGATTGCGGGGATCACGCGCCGGGACCGATACCTTTATAATTTCTGGCGCGATGCCGAAAACCCGAGAGGCGTGTGGCGCAGAACAACACTCGCCGCCTACATGGCGGCGGAGCCGGAGTGGGAGATCGTTCTCGACGTGGATGCCCTTGCCAAGGCCGAGGGAAAGGACTGGATATGGGACAGTGCCTCGATCGAACCGGGCAGATGCGAAAGCGCCGTCCTTCACCTGTCGCTGGGTGGCAGCGATGCGGTCGTGCATCGCGAGTACGATCTAACCACGCGAAGCCTCGTTACCGACGGCTTCAATCTCCCGGAGGCCAAAGGCGATGTTGCCTGGCTCGATCACGACACTCTTTTGCTTTCCATCGCTCTCGGCGATGGCATGGCCACGCGCTCCGGCTATGCGCGCACAGTGCGGTTGTGGACGCGTGACTCCGATCCGCTCGCCGCACCGGTTATCTTCGCGGCGGGTCCCGATTCCATCCTCGTGTTCGGCTTTCTGGATCGTACCGCCGCAAGCGAACGCGTTTGGTTCATCGAGCGGGGCTTTTTCAATACGGTCGGCTGGATCGGCGACAGGAGCGGTCCGAAGACCAAGATCGATCTTCCTCGAGATGCTAGCTGGAACGTCTTCGGTGATTGGCTGGCTGTGAAGTTGCGTAACGCATGGACGGTCGGAGGGACGACCCATGCAGCTGACGCACTGATCGGCATCTCCCTGTCCTCGTTCATCGCCGGCGCGCGTAACTTTGCTACGCTGTTTGAACCGGACGAAAGGTGCGCCCTGCAGTCCTTCTTCTGGAACGATGGAAAGCTCGTGGTATCCCTCCTCGACAATCTCGTCCCTCGCTTCGATATGTTCACGCCTGGACGACAGGATTGGACGCACCGAACGTTGGACACCATGCCCGCTGCGACGACTGTTCGAGCCTGGCCCTTAGATGCGGAAGTTCACGAGAGCAATGGGGAAGTCCTTGTCTCGGCTGAAGATCCAGTGACGCCGCCGCAGCTTCTCTTGTTCAATCTTAACGGGGCGCCGCGGCTCGGCGCCCCCGTCGTCCTGAAACGCGATCCAGACAAATTCGATGCATCCGGATTGCTGGTCACGCGTCACGAGGCGGGTTCGACTGATGGTGAAATAATCCCCTATACACAGGTCGGGCCGGAAAACGGAAACGGAAATGCGCCGGTTCACCTCACCGCCTGTGGCGACTACGGCAAATCGGTTCTGCCCCATTACAACTCCGCGATAGGCAAGCTGTGGCTCGAACCCGGCGGCACGAGCGTGGTGGCCAACATCCGCGGCGGCAGCGAGTTCGGTACGCGCTGGCACGAGGCTGGAAAAAGGGCGGGAAGGCGTCTTGCCCATGACGATTTCGCCGCCGTGGCCGCCGACCTGGTGCGCCGGGGTGTCACGCGTCCCGGACGGATCGCTGCCGAGGGCGGTTCAAATGGCGGTCTCCTGATCGCCAACATGCTAACTCGATATCCGGAGCGTTTCGGCGCACTCTTTTGCACAGTACCCGTTCTCGATCTGCGTCGTTACACCAAGCTCCTCGCCGGCGCGAGCCGGATTGACGAAAAGGGTGATCCCGACAAGCCGGAGGATTGGGCCTTTCTCAGTCAAATGTCTGCCTATCACACGGCCGAAGCCGGGCAATTCTACCCGCCCATCCTGCTCGCAACCCGAAGAGGGGACGACCGCGTCCATCCGGGGCACGCACGTAAGATGGCTGCAAAGCTGCAGGCACTCGGCTGCCCCGCTTACTTCTACGAAGCTGAGGTCGGTGGTCATGGCGCCGGCGCGGACAATCGCGAGCAGGCGGCGTTCCTAGCCCTAGGTTACGGTTTCCTTCGCGATGCGATCGGCTTTTCGGAACGTCTGTGA
- a CDS encoding IS66 family transposase produces MNRTGEPTVEELMARIAALQAENRQLAERVVKLEEELALARSHRFAPKSEKHIDRLFNEAEQVAGEDDSEEGDVVDLPDTGLPPAEKQEGKKRGRRPLPENLPRERVEYDLPDDQKACPCCHHQMHRMGEAVSEQLHIEVKAKVLQNVRFKYACRNCDRTGINTPVIIAPMPAQPLPGSIATASTLAFALVHKYVDGTPLYRLAQAFERAGVPVSRGALGHWVIGSSEKHLVRIYDALKLRLRSQSLIHGDETTVQVLKEKDRAATDTSFMWAYRSGEDSAEPIVLLDYQPGRGQIYPQAFLGDYRGILMSDGYSAWRTLEGATHIGCMAHSRRRFVNALKTRNKPGGPPEQALKFFEQLYRIEKQARDEIPDDGETRDHCIRRFRQEHSVPILNALKKWLDEIAPKVLPDSKLGDAISYTLNQWEYLTRYTNDGRMPIDNNLLERDIRIFATGRKSWLFSDTVDGAKASAVVYSLMLTCRACGVEPLAYLRHVLTELPQRADDADISDLLPFNFPKAAAA; encoded by the coding sequence ATGAATCGAACTGGCGAACCGACTGTTGAGGAGCTGATGGCGCGCATTGCCGCGCTGCAGGCGGAAAACCGTCAACTTGCCGAGCGCGTCGTCAAACTCGAGGAAGAGCTGGCGCTTGCTCGCTCACATCGTTTTGCGCCGAAGAGCGAAAAGCACATTGATCGCCTCTTCAATGAAGCCGAACAGGTCGCCGGTGAGGATGACAGCGAAGAAGGCGATGTCGTCGATCTTCCGGACACCGGCTTGCCGCCGGCAGAAAAGCAGGAAGGCAAGAAGCGCGGCCGCCGACCGTTACCGGAAAACCTGCCGCGCGAACGCGTCGAATATGACCTGCCCGACGATCAGAAGGCTTGCCCCTGCTGCCATCACCAAATGCATCGCATGGGTGAGGCCGTTAGCGAGCAGCTTCATATCGAGGTGAAGGCAAAGGTCCTTCAGAATGTGCGGTTCAAATATGCCTGCCGGAATTGCGACCGCACCGGCATCAACACGCCGGTCATCATTGCGCCGATGCCCGCGCAACCCTTGCCGGGCAGCATTGCCACGGCCTCGACGCTAGCCTTCGCGTTGGTGCACAAATATGTCGATGGCACGCCACTCTATCGTCTGGCACAGGCCTTCGAGCGCGCCGGCGTTCCTGTCAGCCGCGGTGCTCTGGGGCACTGGGTGATCGGCTCGAGCGAGAAGCATCTCGTCCGCATCTATGACGCGCTGAAGCTGCGGCTTCGATCACAGTCTCTCATCCATGGCGACGAGACGACTGTTCAGGTCCTGAAGGAAAAGGACAGAGCGGCCACCGACACATCCTTCATGTGGGCTTATCGCAGCGGTGAGGACAGTGCCGAGCCGATCGTGCTTCTCGATTATCAGCCGGGCCGCGGACAGATCTATCCGCAGGCCTTTCTCGGCGATTACCGCGGCATATTGATGAGCGATGGTTATTCCGCCTGGCGCACGCTGGAGGGGGCCACCCACATTGGATGTATGGCCCATTCAAGACGGCGGTTTGTCAATGCTCTCAAGACGAGAAACAAACCCGGCGGCCCACCGGAGCAGGCCCTCAAGTTCTTCGAACAACTCTACCGGATTGAAAAGCAAGCGCGCGACGAAATACCGGATGACGGCGAAACGCGAGATCATTGCATTCGCCGCTTTCGCCAGGAACATAGCGTTCCCATCCTGAATGCCCTGAAAAAATGGCTCGATGAAATCGCCCCGAAGGTCTTGCCGGACAGCAAGCTTGGCGATGCCATCTCCTACACGCTGAACCAATGGGAATATCTGACGCGTTACACAAATGATGGCAGGATGCCGATCGACAACAACCTTCTGGAGCGTGACATCAGGATTTTTGCAACTGGCAGAAAAAGCTGGCTGTTCAGCGACACCGTCGATGGAGCAAAGGCCAGCGCCGTGGTCTACAGCCTCATGCTGACATGCCGGGCTTGCGGCGTCGAGCCACTGGCCTACTTGCGCCACGTCCTCACCGAATTGCCGCAGCGCGCCGACGACGCCGACATCTCTGACCTGCTGCCATTCAACTTTCCAAAGGCCGCAGCGGCCTGA
- the tnpB gene encoding IS66 family insertion sequence element accessory protein TnpB (TnpB, as the term is used for proteins encoded by IS66 family insertion elements, is considered an accessory protein, since TnpC, encoded by a neighboring gene, is a DDE family transposase.), whose amino-acid sequence MKIINMIRLSDCPDFNRGMHYETRWRDRMKLLFFDRSGFVMVLKRLTEDRFRWPRRETAVVTLSTEQLHWILDGIDIDAMVRHPVRQYQVAG is encoded by the coding sequence ATGAAGATTATCAATATGATAAGGTTGTCCGATTGCCCGGACTTTAACAGAGGGATGCATTATGAAACGCGTTGGCGCGACCGGATGAAGTTGTTGTTCTTCGATCGGTCCGGTTTTGTGATGGTCCTGAAGCGCTTGACGGAAGACAGGTTCCGATGGCCACGCCGGGAGACTGCGGTGGTGACGCTTTCGACCGAGCAGCTCCACTGGATTCTCGACGGCATCGACATTGACGCGATGGTTCGCCATCCGGTGCGGCAATATCAAGTCGCTGGCTGA
- a CDS encoding recombinase family protein: MNTKITSDHLGRAAIVYVRQSTMAQVTGNLESQRRQYDLAGAAATTGFASVTVIDDDLGRSGSGSVERPGFERLVALVCSGNVGAVYCIEASRLARNGRDWHHLIDLCALTGTLVIDPDGAFDPRLVNDRLLLGLKGTMSEYELSLIRQRGIAARDSKAGRGEFRFMLPPGFCWSEAGKIEIDPDEHVAEAIRLVFDKFRELGSGRQVFLWLRSADIKMPVVLRNVEVRKLVWKAPAYHSVMQILHNPLYAGAYVFGRRAQRTLIIDGRARKANGLRKPRDEWSVLLRDNHQGYITWREYEENQKLLTENAHMKRNCDRKSARGGRALLTGLIRCGRCGRMMRVFYGGAKGNAHRYQCRGDDARVGLGLCIGIGGVRVDRAVATQILEAVSDRAVEAAIFASDQVERSARDVIAAIERDLEGARYEASLAGRRYELVDPAKRHVARELEARWNDALERVSMLERKIEELSALSTARPAIDRGRLLQLAHDLPTAWNAPSTDTRTKQRLIHILVQEIICDLDDTTNQAVLLIHWTGGRHTEVRVARVKTGRYPSDMAPPAVEALRKLGGHWPDRELAVSLNRMLCKTGDGEGWTAVRVRDMRERLGIPEYDPTKAGSPVISLMKAAERLGICIGSAKSLVKKGILPATQILPGSQWMVPIEALTSEAVLIGVQGVVGRRPKIYEDYQYDKVVRLPGL; this comes from the coding sequence ATGAACACGAAGATCACGTCTGACCATCTGGGCCGCGCCGCGATTGTCTATGTCCGCCAGTCAACCATGGCGCAAGTGACGGGCAATCTCGAAAGCCAGCGCCGGCAATATGATCTGGCTGGTGCCGCCGCAACGACCGGGTTTGCATCGGTAACTGTGATCGATGATGACCTTGGACGCTCAGGCTCAGGCAGCGTGGAGCGACCTGGGTTTGAGCGGCTTGTCGCGCTGGTCTGCTCGGGTAACGTAGGTGCGGTCTATTGCATCGAGGCATCGCGTCTGGCGCGCAATGGGCGGGACTGGCATCATCTGATCGATCTGTGCGCGCTCACTGGTACGCTGGTCATCGATCCAGATGGCGCCTTTGATCCAAGGCTTGTCAATGATCGTCTGCTGCTTGGGCTGAAAGGCACGATGTCGGAGTATGAACTGAGTTTGATCCGTCAGCGCGGCATTGCCGCGCGCGATTCCAAGGCGGGACGCGGGGAGTTCCGGTTCATGTTGCCTCCGGGCTTCTGCTGGAGTGAGGCGGGCAAGATCGAGATCGATCCGGACGAACATGTGGCGGAGGCGATCAGGCTTGTCTTTGACAAATTCCGGGAACTGGGAAGTGGGCGACAAGTCTTTTTGTGGCTGCGGTCGGCCGATATCAAAATGCCCGTCGTCTTGCGCAACGTGGAAGTGCGCAAGCTCGTCTGGAAGGCGCCAGCTTATCATAGCGTCATGCAGATCCTCCACAATCCACTCTACGCGGGCGCCTATGTCTTCGGAAGGCGAGCACAACGAACGTTGATCATCGATGGTCGCGCTCGCAAGGCCAACGGGCTGCGCAAGCCCAGGGATGAATGGAGTGTATTGCTGCGCGACAATCATCAAGGTTACATCACATGGCGGGAGTATGAAGAGAACCAGAAGCTTCTGACCGAGAACGCACACATGAAGAGGAATTGTGATCGCAAATCGGCGCGTGGCGGTCGTGCGCTGTTGACGGGACTGATACGATGCGGCCGCTGCGGCCGAATGATGCGTGTCTTCTACGGCGGCGCAAAGGGCAACGCGCATCGCTATCAGTGCCGCGGCGACGACGCTCGTGTGGGTCTCGGGCTTTGCATCGGAATTGGCGGCGTGAGGGTCGATCGTGCCGTGGCCACTCAGATTCTGGAAGCGGTTTCGGATCGCGCTGTCGAAGCGGCGATCTTCGCCTCGGATCAGGTTGAGCGGTCCGCAAGAGATGTTATAGCGGCAATTGAGCGGGACCTTGAAGGCGCACGCTATGAGGCGTCACTGGCCGGACGCAGATACGAGCTGGTCGATCCGGCCAAACGTCATGTCGCCCGCGAACTGGAAGCTCGTTGGAACGATGCACTGGAACGTGTGAGCATGCTTGAGCGCAAGATCGAAGAATTGTCCGCGCTGTCGACAGCACGTCCAGCAATTGATCGTGGCCGGCTTCTACAGCTTGCCCATGACTTACCGACAGCCTGGAATGCACCGTCAACCGATACGCGGACAAAGCAGCGGCTCATCCATATTCTGGTCCAGGAGATCATCTGCGATCTCGACGATACGACCAACCAGGCTGTGCTGCTGATCCATTGGACCGGTGGCCGCCATACTGAGGTACGCGTGGCGCGTGTCAAGACTGGCCGATATCCGAGCGATATGGCCCCGCCCGCCGTAGAGGCACTACGAAAGCTGGGCGGACATTGGCCAGATCGGGAGCTCGCAGTGTCCCTCAATCGGATGCTTTGCAAGACCGGTGATGGTGAGGGTTGGACGGCGGTGCGTGTTCGTGACATGCGCGAGCGGTTGGGCATTCCAGAATATGATCCCACAAAAGCGGGCAGTCCCGTGATTAGCCTGATGAAAGCTGCCGAAAGGCTCGGTATCTGCATCGGATCGGCGAAAAGCCTTGTAAAGAAGGGCATCTTGCCCGCAACGCAAATCTTGCCAGGCTCACAGTGGATGGTTCCGATTGAAGCGCTAACCTCAGAGGCTGTTCTGATAGGGGTGCAGGGTGTGGTCGGGCGACGGCCCAAGATTTATGAAGATTATCAATATGATAAGGTTGTCCGATTGCCCGGACTTTAA
- a CDS encoding transposase, with product MESDEQKLAVRRILRNGRRRYDPASKERLVAACLEPGVSVSRLALEHGINANLLRKWIKTAKDAVALPPPALSAFIPVQVSAAQHSLPMQSSSVGWPALPGEERLSRSSPLPAKVSAALPNGVKLTLECGDVDALTAIIGALGHVQTGR from the coding sequence ATTGAGAGCGATGAACAGAAACTGGCGGTGAGGCGGATTTTGCGCAACGGCCGCCGTCGATACGATCCGGCGTCGAAAGAGCGGCTGGTTGCTGCCTGCCTGGAGCCCGGCGTGTCGGTATCGCGGCTTGCGCTTGAACATGGGATCAATGCCAACCTTCTTCGGAAATGGATAAAGACGGCCAAGGACGCCGTTGCTTTGCCGCCACCTGCGCTGTCGGCGTTCATTCCGGTTCAAGTCAGCGCTGCGCAGCACAGTTTGCCGATGCAGAGCAGTTCGGTGGGCTGGCCTGCTTTGCCTGGTGAGGAGCGGCTGTCGAGGTCGTCGCCACTCCCAGCCAAGGTGAGCGCGGCTTTGCCGAATGGCGTGAAGCTGACGCTGGAATGCGGTGATGTGGATGCATTGACGGCAATCATCGGAGCTCTCGGCCATGTTCAGACTGGGCGCTGA